The Hyalangium ruber genome includes a window with the following:
- a CDS encoding endonuclease, which yields MGYVKREETPPRKDGTGYAAGLGMGAERGNGHGRGVEVPVPPAKATGGPRTAEGWYQRVHEQLEQAERRYRERSPVRETVLHQLEDEGLTPIEVDSPERVHARMKRLGIEGVERGEPRIDTASLRTKIVPATAEPAQLVYERVLGRSDLTSVCFLERGLKVSRSVGRVHIGDSRGRVVGYGTGFLVSPRLMLTNNHVLRTAAEAGNSRIEFNYQSGLDGGALPSVVFALDPAALFLTDVKLDYTLVAVKPESLTGMSLSEFGFTRLIEAQGKVLLGEYVNIIQHPNGEPKQLALRENQVVDLLDDFCHYLTDTAPGSSGSPVYNDQWEVVALHHMGVPKRTEDGRLLTLEGETWEPGMDPALLDWKANEGTRVSSLVRHVRAQTLSAAASKLRAELLEPMGISEASARARPSSRKRPVESTVSRRKTGKKPNGQQERMESQASEPMMDEEPTGAEPLSEGRQEQARAEDGPRIIASPEAGEGRVILTDGGATLTLPLRLSIQIGLAGVTAPAREGTGEPGLIVSAQDVLKRRPAKAARARTGSELMLEAALGELERSRSRPYFDEAAARVARERYYETLGEEPDYAALSELVRGTHRTLVRYAPMREVYPWVELYPDGLLRSIYSGKEYEPEDFIREDARIDEARAARFREVLGTESALGAEAMTAELELLEAALPYNCEHVVPQSWFAKREPMRGDLHHLFACESGCNSFRGNTPYFDFPDFEEALREECGKRVGNKFEPTRGKGTVARATLYFLLRYPGEINRTSTEYDESRLELLLNWHQEDPPALYERHRNEAIFERQGNRNPFIDHPEWAELVDFSEGLG from the coding sequence ATGGGCTACGTGAAGAGAGAGGAGACGCCGCCTCGCAAGGACGGTACGGGCTATGCGGCGGGGCTTGGCATGGGGGCAGAGCGCGGCAACGGCCATGGGCGCGGTGTCGAGGTTCCCGTGCCTCCGGCGAAGGCGACGGGCGGCCCGAGGACCGCCGAGGGGTGGTACCAGCGCGTCCACGAGCAGCTCGAGCAGGCCGAGCGGCGCTACCGCGAGCGGAGCCCGGTGCGAGAGACCGTGCTGCATCAGCTCGAGGACGAGGGCCTCACGCCCATCGAGGTGGACAGCCCGGAGCGAGTCCACGCGCGGATGAAGCGGCTGGGCATCGAGGGCGTGGAGCGCGGCGAGCCGCGCATCGACACGGCGAGCCTGCGCACGAAGATCGTCCCCGCGACCGCCGAGCCGGCGCAGCTGGTGTACGAGCGGGTGCTGGGGCGCAGCGACCTGACGAGCGTATGCTTCCTGGAGCGAGGGCTGAAGGTGTCGCGCTCGGTGGGGCGGGTCCACATCGGTGACTCGCGCGGGCGGGTGGTGGGCTACGGCACGGGCTTCCTGGTGTCGCCCCGGCTGATGCTGACCAACAACCACGTGCTGCGGACCGCGGCGGAGGCGGGCAACAGCCGCATCGAGTTCAACTACCAGTCAGGGCTGGATGGGGGCGCGCTGCCCTCGGTCGTGTTCGCGCTGGATCCGGCGGCCCTCTTCCTCACGGACGTGAAGCTCGACTACACGCTGGTGGCGGTGAAGCCCGAGTCGCTGACGGGCATGTCGCTGAGCGAGTTCGGCTTCACCCGCCTCATCGAAGCGCAGGGCAAGGTGCTGCTCGGCGAGTACGTGAACATCATCCAGCACCCCAACGGCGAGCCCAAGCAGCTGGCGCTGCGGGAGAACCAGGTCGTCGACCTGCTGGATGACTTCTGCCACTACCTGACGGACACGGCGCCGGGCTCCTCGGGCTCGCCCGTGTACAACGACCAGTGGGAGGTGGTGGCGCTGCACCACATGGGCGTGCCCAAGCGCACGGAGGACGGGCGCCTGCTCACGCTGGAGGGCGAGACCTGGGAGCCGGGGATGGATCCGGCGCTGCTGGACTGGAAGGCCAACGAGGGCACGCGCGTGAGCAGCCTGGTGCGGCACGTGCGCGCCCAGACGCTCTCGGCCGCGGCGAGCAAGCTGCGCGCGGAGCTGCTCGAGCCCATGGGAATCTCCGAGGCCTCTGCGCGGGCGCGTCCGAGTTCGCGCAAGCGGCCGGTGGAGTCCACGGTCAGTCGGCGCAAGACGGGGAAGAAGCCCAACGGCCAGCAGGAGCGCATGGAGTCCCAGGCGTCCGAGCCGATGATGGATGAGGAGCCCACCGGCGCGGAGCCGCTCTCCGAGGGCAGGCAGGAGCAGGCGCGCGCGGAGGACGGCCCGCGCATCATCGCCTCGCCCGAGGCAGGGGAGGGGCGGGTGATCTTGACGGACGGAGGCGCGACATTGACGCTGCCGCTGCGCTTGAGCATCCAGATCGGGCTGGCGGGCGTGACGGCTCCCGCGAGAGAGGGGACAGGAGAGCCGGGGCTCATCGTCTCCGCGCAGGATGTGCTGAAGCGGAGGCCCGCGAAGGCGGCCCGAGCGCGGACGGGCTCGGAGCTCATGCTGGAGGCGGCGCTCGGTGAGCTGGAGCGGTCGCGGAGCCGGCCATACTTCGACGAGGCCGCCGCGCGCGTGGCGCGGGAGCGCTACTACGAGACGCTCGGCGAGGAGCCGGACTACGCGGCCTTGAGCGAGCTGGTGCGTGGCACCCACCGCACGTTGGTGCGCTACGCGCCGATGCGCGAGGTCTACCCGTGGGTGGAGCTGTATCCGGATGGGCTGCTGCGAAGCATCTACTCGGGCAAGGAGTACGAGCCGGAGGACTTCATCCGCGAGGATGCGCGCATCGACGAGGCGCGTGCGGCGCGCTTCCGCGAGGTGCTGGGGACCGAGAGCGCGCTGGGCGCGGAGGCGATGACGGCGGAGCTGGAGTTGCTGGAGGCGGCGCTGCCCTACAACTGCGAGCACGTGGTGCCGCAGTCGTGGTTCGCCAAGCGCGAGCCGATGCGAGGGGACCTGCACCACCTGTTCGCGTGCGAGTCCGGGTGCAACAGCTTCCGAGGCAACACGCCGTACTTCGACTTCCCGGACTTCGAGGAGGCGCTGCGAGAGGAGTGTGGCAAGCGGGTGGGCAACAAGTTCGAGCCCACGCGGGGCAAGGGCACGGTGGCGCGGGCGACGCTCTACTTCCTGCTGCGCTATCCGGGGGAGATCAACCGCACCTCCACCGAGTACGACGAGAGCCGGCTGGAGTTGCTGCTGAACTGGCACCAGGAGGACCCGCCCGCGCTGTACGAGCGGCACCGCAACGAAGCCATCTTCGAGCGCCAGGGCAACCGCAACCCCTTCATCGACCATCCGGAGTGGGCCGAGCTGGTGGACTTCAGCGAAGGGCTCGGCTGA
- a CDS encoding serine/threonine-protein kinase — protein MANERALKALPSGLQVGDWRVAERVGAGTYGVVYRVLPVGPESTDPGALKLSVYPWDPRFVREAELLDRLRHASVPRLLGRGVLRHASGVEHPYLILEWIDGTPLYAWAERHTPSSRQVCQLLSQVARALAATHDAHAVHRDVKGGNILVRHSDGRAFLIDFGSGHFQGATRLTWQSLPPGTSAYRSPEACRFLRDSVGDRDAHYAAPPADDVFALGVTAYRLVMGEYPPSMETRADEARAWRLENPDPRLRALILRMLSESPEARGTAAELAEALEAVAEERLPERSRARVRRRQSWLALAAVGLSALLLWTVQAVSTRGQENADAELPDAGTAAVGDSLLTTPAAAHPSAERKPVAQPVPLAPRPGQTRPDGKGRCPGSTQVSINGGCWVEQPATTAEVCMENGYAYSKGKCYAPALELPDKPLPTSAPANAR, from the coding sequence ATGGCGAACGAGCGTGCCCTCAAGGCGCTTCCCTCTGGGCTGCAGGTCGGGGACTGGCGTGTGGCAGAGCGGGTAGGCGCTGGCACTTACGGAGTCGTCTACCGTGTCCTCCCCGTCGGCCCGGAGAGTACGGACCCCGGTGCCCTCAAGCTCTCCGTGTACCCGTGGGACCCACGCTTCGTGCGCGAGGCGGAGTTGCTCGACCGCCTCCGCCACGCCAGCGTCCCGCGATTGCTCGGCCGCGGTGTTCTGCGCCATGCCTCTGGAGTGGAGCATCCCTACCTCATCCTGGAGTGGATCGACGGCACACCCCTTTATGCCTGGGCGGAGCGCCACACCCCTTCCTCCCGGCAGGTGTGTCAGCTCCTCTCCCAGGTTGCCCGGGCCCTCGCGGCTACCCATGACGCCCACGCCGTTCACCGGGATGTCAAAGGGGGCAACATTCTGGTGCGCCACTCCGATGGCCGGGCCTTCCTCATCGACTTCGGCTCGGGCCACTTCCAGGGCGCCACCCGTCTCACGTGGCAGTCCCTGCCTCCCGGTACCTCTGCCTATCGGTCTCCCGAGGCGTGTCGGTTCCTGCGCGACTCCGTCGGCGACCGCGACGCTCACTATGCGGCCCCGCCCGCCGATGACGTCTTCGCCTTGGGCGTGACGGCCTACCGCCTCGTCATGGGCGAGTATCCGCCCTCGATGGAGACTCGTGCGGACGAAGCCCGTGCCTGGCGATTGGAGAACCCCGACCCGCGTCTACGTGCGTTGATCCTCCGCATGCTCTCGGAGTCTCCCGAGGCTCGCGGCACGGCGGCAGAGCTGGCCGAGGCGCTGGAGGCCGTCGCCGAAGAGCGTCTTCCCGAGAGGTCTCGCGCGCGGGTGCGCAGGAGGCAGTCATGGCTCGCCCTGGCCGCCGTGGGACTGTCCGCGCTCCTCCTGTGGACCGTGCAGGCCGTGTCCACGCGAGGGCAGGAGAACGCGGACGCCGAGTTGCCAGACGCAGGCACCGCTGCCGTGGGCGACTCCTTGCTCACCACTCCCGCAGCCGCCCATCCTTCCGCCGAGCGAAAGCCCGTGGCTCAGCCCGTTCCCCTCGCGCCCCGCCCCGGACAGACCCGACCCGATGGAAAGGGCCGCTGCCCGGGGAGCACCCAGGTTTCCATCAACGGAGGCTGCTGGGTGGAACAACCCGCGACGACCGCCGAGGTGTGCATGGAGAACGGCTACGCGTACAGCAAGGGCAAGTGCTACGCCCCCGCCCTCGAACTCCCGGACAAGCCGCTGCCTACCTCGGCCCCCGCGAATGCCCGCTGA
- a CDS encoding double-CXXCG motif protein, translated as MVSDLPPDPRFFVLEAEVWGPHGTHFDTAAPDNRGDAPHCPRCGEPIGMLTWLPPYRAELELHGGAFGDFLEGPGYEVLLSERLAEAFRKEGLTGFLGFEPVEVLRVRGKRKKSQALAVPRYVVVTPCLGRGAVDEARSRLRHAKPVTCPECRSGGLDSIHGFALEAGSWKGEDVFRARGFRGCIVVSERFTEFVKRHGFTNMKLTPTEEYVWDPLRKGPSALST; from the coding sequence ATGGTTTCGGACCTGCCACCTGACCCTCGCTTCTTCGTGCTCGAGGCGGAGGTGTGGGGACCTCACGGCACGCACTTCGACACCGCCGCACCTGACAACCGAGGTGACGCTCCCCATTGCCCGCGGTGCGGCGAGCCCATCGGAATGCTGACCTGGCTGCCGCCATACCGCGCCGAGCTGGAGCTGCATGGAGGCGCTTTCGGAGACTTCCTGGAGGGCCCCGGCTATGAGGTCCTCCTTTCGGAGCGTCTGGCGGAGGCGTTTCGGAAGGAGGGGCTGACGGGGTTCCTCGGCTTCGAGCCTGTTGAGGTGCTACGCGTGCGAGGCAAGCGCAAGAAGTCTCAGGCGCTCGCCGTGCCTCGCTATGTCGTCGTCACGCCTTGCCTGGGCCGTGGCGCGGTGGATGAGGCCCGTAGCCGCCTGCGTCACGCAAAGCCCGTTACATGTCCTGAATGTCGCTCCGGAGGACTGGACTCCATTCACGGCTTCGCGCTGGAAGCTGGCTCATGGAAAGGCGAGGACGTGTTCCGTGCCCGTGGCTTTCGCGGGTGTATCGTCGTCTCCGAGCGCTTCACGGAGTTCGTCAAGCGGCACGGCTTCACGAACATGAAGCTCACCCCCACCGAGGAGTACGTCTGGGATCCGCTTCGCAAGGGTCCTTCGGCGCTGTCGACCTGA
- a CDS encoding tetratricopeptide repeat protein: MSENQERTRRVDVVILTAITLEYQAALQVEAGALPGSSWEKQSGPNGLPVAFRSFSGKGGRPLRVAVAQAGDMGAVAATNALLPLVAAYQPRCVAMCGVCAGRPGKTNLGDVVAAERLFFHDTGKRLPDQVQQDLRTYNLRDDWKVKLEEFGSTAPFRNEDWWKQRPIPYVWQENWVLLKLAEGVENPSALPESEVYCPQWEKVIDSLWRDEFVHHGTLKLTEAGLQRIGPLRIKYRNRIPDLSPTGQVLPFKIHVAPMGSGNQVIEDERAWGFISEYMRKTLGLEMEAAALGALVHAQRDQKLDALVMKGVMDFANHGRDDHFKEFAARASAEYLIAFLRENLEVDVIPGLDDLLVSESTEKLPEKPPPSALLQARYQVVPFHEGGREPVLAELDRWCHEGPPVAVRLLHGEGGIGKTRLALEWMHRLEPRGWKVGFLPKGIPGDWFEKLWASGAPVLVVLDYAESRFKELPAVLRRMWRYARQEGMGALRRVRLLLLARNAGDWWTSLLKADSELEVWLGTTPPYELRTLAQSETDRERLFHEAATALAEKRGKRYERRAPMSLSDPRFERVLYLHMAALAAVEGLEFNANTLMEIILDHEERFWAAGDRQSQARQIVAAATLRGGLKTFEEAQSLTQRILGRPLSDDGEALIRHLHRLYQRGALNPAMFLPALEPDLLGEGMVLRMAGAPPYQADALPTDWIDRVFPVSDEPAALRTGLEVLGRASAMQPSVAQGWLKKILAGPLHSRAKIALEAAMAVGQRTALSVLGDELAERLEAQGDVELARELEAVGIPEQTVSLLRVAEWTGRTLLQALPDAEDPKGRAERAGLLTYLGLTLSALGRREEALKATEQAVELHRVLAQRNPDAFQADLAMSLNNLGLMLAALGRPEEALKATEQATETYRALAQSNPIAYQPNLAGSLNNLGNRLSELGRREEALKATEQAAEAYRALAQRNPDAFQADLAGSLTNLGTKLRALGRRAEALKATEQAVELLRTLAQRNPDAFQPDFALSLSNLGLMLSAVGRKAKALKATEQAVELRRALAQRNPDAFQPDLGSSLGNLGLMLSELGRQEEALKATEQAVELFQALAQRNPDAFQPSLAMGLHNLGPVLSALGRQEEALKATEQAIALRRTLAQRNPDAFLPDLGSSLNNLGNRLSALGRSEEALKATEQAVELRRALAQRNPDAFLPDLAMSLSNLGKRLIALGRPEEAFSAAEEALSTLWPFFERNPYAFVQTLKVLLINVQEYSKTLQRPLSPAIQEYKAIFERLTKS; encoded by the coding sequence GTGTCCGAGAACCAAGAGCGCACGCGCCGGGTCGACGTGGTGATCCTGACGGCGATCACACTGGAGTATCAGGCAGCGCTCCAGGTGGAAGCGGGTGCCCTGCCGGGAAGCAGCTGGGAGAAGCAGTCGGGCCCGAACGGGCTTCCGGTAGCGTTCCGCTCCTTTTCTGGAAAGGGAGGCCGACCGCTGCGCGTGGCAGTGGCTCAAGCGGGAGACATGGGCGCCGTGGCGGCGACGAACGCGCTGCTTCCCCTGGTTGCCGCCTATCAGCCTCGGTGCGTGGCGATGTGCGGGGTGTGCGCGGGTCGTCCGGGCAAGACGAACCTGGGCGACGTGGTGGCGGCGGAGCGACTGTTCTTCCACGACACCGGCAAGCGACTGCCCGACCAGGTGCAGCAGGATCTCCGGACGTACAACCTGCGCGACGACTGGAAGGTGAAGTTGGAGGAGTTCGGCTCCACCGCTCCCTTCCGGAACGAGGACTGGTGGAAGCAGCGTCCCATTCCCTACGTGTGGCAGGAGAACTGGGTCCTCCTCAAGCTGGCCGAGGGAGTCGAGAACCCATCGGCTCTTCCCGAGAGCGAGGTGTACTGCCCACAGTGGGAGAAGGTGATCGACTCTCTCTGGAGAGACGAGTTCGTCCATCACGGCACCCTGAAACTCACCGAGGCAGGGCTCCAGCGCATTGGTCCGCTGCGGATCAAGTACCGGAACCGCATCCCTGATCTCTCGCCTACGGGACAGGTCCTGCCCTTCAAGATCCATGTCGCGCCGATGGGCAGCGGTAACCAGGTCATTGAGGATGAACGGGCGTGGGGCTTCATCTCCGAATACATGCGCAAGACGCTGGGCCTGGAGATGGAGGCAGCAGCCCTCGGAGCGCTGGTTCACGCCCAGAGAGACCAGAAGCTCGACGCACTGGTGATGAAGGGCGTGATGGACTTCGCCAACCATGGCCGCGACGACCACTTCAAGGAGTTCGCCGCCCGGGCCTCGGCCGAATACCTGATCGCGTTCCTGCGCGAGAACCTCGAAGTGGACGTCATTCCAGGGCTGGATGATCTCCTGGTCTCGGAGTCCACCGAGAAACTGCCGGAGAAGCCACCCCCTTCCGCCCTACTCCAGGCGCGCTACCAGGTCGTCCCCTTCCACGAAGGAGGACGAGAACCCGTCCTCGCGGAACTCGATCGTTGGTGTCATGAAGGCCCACCCGTTGCGGTGCGGCTCCTCCACGGGGAAGGAGGGATCGGCAAGACACGACTCGCCCTCGAGTGGATGCACCGCCTGGAGCCGCGAGGGTGGAAGGTGGGCTTCCTGCCCAAGGGGATTCCCGGCGATTGGTTCGAGAAGCTGTGGGCGAGCGGGGCACCGGTGCTGGTGGTGCTCGACTACGCGGAGAGTCGCTTCAAAGAATTGCCCGCAGTACTCCGACGCATGTGGCGCTATGCGAGGCAGGAAGGCATGGGCGCACTTCGAAGGGTGCGGCTGCTACTCCTGGCACGCAATGCAGGCGATTGGTGGACGTCACTGCTGAAAGCGGACTCGGAGTTGGAAGTGTGGCTCGGCACCACGCCGCCGTACGAACTGAGAACGTTGGCCCAGAGTGAAACCGACCGAGAGAGGCTCTTCCACGAGGCGGCAACTGCGCTCGCCGAGAAGCGCGGGAAGCGGTACGAGCGACGAGCCCCGATGTCGCTGTCCGACCCGCGCTTCGAGCGTGTCCTCTATCTGCACATGGCTGCGCTCGCCGCAGTGGAAGGCCTCGAATTCAACGCGAACACGCTGATGGAGATCATCCTCGACCACGAGGAGCGCTTCTGGGCTGCGGGAGATCGACAGTCTCAGGCGCGACAAATAGTGGCCGCAGCCACGCTTCGAGGAGGACTGAAGACCTTTGAGGAAGCTCAAAGCCTCACACAGAGAATCCTCGGACGCCCGCTCTCCGACGATGGAGAGGCGCTGATCCGACATCTTCACAGGCTCTACCAACGAGGCGCGCTGAACCCGGCTATGTTCCTTCCTGCGCTGGAGCCGGATCTGCTCGGCGAGGGAATGGTGCTGCGCATGGCGGGGGCTCCTCCCTATCAGGCCGATGCGCTCCCAACGGACTGGATTGACCGGGTCTTCCCTGTCAGTGATGAACCCGCCGCCCTGCGAACTGGATTGGAGGTACTTGGCCGAGCCTCCGCGATGCAGCCCTCTGTCGCTCAAGGATGGCTCAAGAAGATCCTCGCCGGTCCGCTGCACTCGCGCGCAAAGATCGCACTGGAAGCAGCGATGGCCGTTGGGCAGCGCACCGCACTCTCGGTGCTAGGCGATGAACTGGCGGAGCGACTCGAAGCACAGGGAGATGTGGAGCTGGCCCGTGAGTTGGAAGCCGTGGGGATCCCTGAGCAGACAGTATCGCTCCTGCGGGTCGCCGAGTGGACAGGCCGCACACTGTTGCAGGCACTCCCAGACGCGGAGGATCCGAAAGGACGTGCAGAGAGGGCCGGTCTGCTCACCTACCTGGGCCTGACGTTGAGCGCATTGGGCCGGCGAGAGGAAGCTCTGAAGGCAACAGAGCAGGCTGTCGAACTGCACCGAGTGCTGGCTCAGCGCAACCCAGATGCCTTCCAAGCCGACTTGGCCATGAGTCTCAACAACCTGGGCCTGATGTTGGCCGCACTGGGCCGGCCAGAGGAAGCACTGAAGGCAACGGAGCAGGCCACTGAAACGTATCGAGCACTGGCGCAGAGCAACCCGATTGCCTACCAGCCCAACCTCGCCGGAAGCCTCAACAACCTGGGCAACCGACTGAGCGAACTGGGCCGGCGAGAGGAGGCTCTGAAGGCGACGGAGCAAGCCGCTGAAGCATATCGAGCTTTGGCTCAGCGTAACCCGGATGCCTTCCAAGCCGACCTCGCGGGAAGCCTCACCAACCTCGGTACCAAGTTGAGGGCACTCGGCCGCCGAGCGGAGGCGCTGAAAGCAACGGAGCAAGCCGTCGAGTTGCTCCGAACGCTGGCTCAACGCAACCCGGATGCCTTCCAGCCGGACTTCGCCTTGAGCCTCAGCAACCTGGGTCTGATGTTGAGCGCAGTGGGCCGGAAAGCGAAGGCGCTGAAGGCGACGGAGCAAGCCGTTGAGCTGCGCCGAGCGCTGGCTCAGCGAAACCCGGATGCCTTTCAGCCTGACCTTGGCTCGAGCCTCGGCAACCTAGGCCTGATGTTGAGCGAGTTGGGCCGACAGGAGGAGGCGCTGAAAGCGACGGAGCAGGCCGTAGAACTGTTCCAAGCATTGGCTCAGCGAAACCCAGATGCTTTCCAACCAAGCCTCGCCATGGGCCTCCACAACCTGGGACCAGTGTTGAGCGCACTGGGCCGACAGGAGGAGGCGCTGAAGGCGACGGAGCAAGCCATCGCACTGCGCCGAACGCTGGCTCAGCGTAACCCGGATGCCTTCCTGCCCGACCTTGGCTCAAGCCTCAACAACCTGGGCAACAGGTTGAGCGCACTGGGACGGTCTGAGGAGGCGCTGAAGGCGACGGAGCAAGCCGTCGAACTGCGCCGAGCGCTGGCTCAGCGCAACCCGGATGCCTTCCTGCCCGACCTCGCCATGAGCCTCAGCAACCTGGGCAAACGATTGATCGCACTGGGACGGCCTGAGGAGGCATTCTCCGCCGCTGAAGAGGCCCTCAGCACGCTATGGCCCTTCTTCGAACGCAACCCCTACGCTTTCGTGCAGACCCTGAAGGTCCTGCTGATCAACGTGCAGGAATACAGCAAAACCCTTCAGCGCCCACTCTCTCCAGCGATTCAGGAATACAAGGCCATCTTCGAGCGCCTGACGAAGTCATGA
- a CDS encoding enoyl-CoA hydratase has protein sequence MSETLLTQDGEGVRTLTFNRPEKKNAFTHAMYEAATEALLRAGMEDSVRVVLLTGAGGTFTAGNDIGDFLERPPAGEDSAVFRFLRALVNHDKPIVAAVDGPAVGIGTTMLLHCDYVVASERARFVMPFINLGVCPEGASSLLLPRNAGMTLASELLMFGEPFDAATAQRAGFVSRVVPDAQLMEVAGERARALAAKPTEALKVTKRLLREPLRAEVNATLRREGAEFVKRLNSDEAREAFLAFMNRKAK, from the coding sequence ATGTCCGAGACCCTGCTGACGCAGGACGGGGAGGGCGTTCGCACCCTCACTTTCAACCGTCCCGAGAAGAAGAACGCCTTCACCCATGCCATGTACGAGGCCGCCACCGAGGCGCTGCTCCGGGCGGGCATGGAGGACAGCGTGCGCGTGGTGCTGCTCACCGGTGCCGGTGGCACCTTCACCGCGGGCAATGACATTGGTGACTTCCTGGAGCGCCCGCCCGCCGGCGAGGACAGCGCGGTGTTCCGCTTCCTGCGCGCGCTGGTGAACCACGACAAGCCCATCGTGGCCGCGGTGGATGGGCCGGCGGTGGGCATCGGCACGACGATGCTCCTGCACTGTGACTACGTGGTGGCCTCCGAGCGCGCGCGCTTCGTCATGCCCTTCATCAACCTGGGCGTGTGCCCGGAAGGCGCCTCCAGCCTGCTGCTGCCGCGCAACGCGGGCATGACGCTGGCGAGCGAGCTGCTGATGTTCGGCGAGCCCTTCGACGCGGCCACCGCGCAGCGCGCCGGCTTCGTCAGCCGCGTGGTGCCCGACGCCCAGTTGATGGAGGTGGCCGGCGAGCGCGCCCGGGCCCTGGCCGCCAAGCCCACCGAGGCGCTGAAGGTGACCAAGCGCCTGCTGCGAGAGCCGCTGCGCGCCGAGGTGAACGCCACCCTGCGCCGCGAGGGCGCCGAGTTCGTCAAGCGGCTCAACTCGGACGAGGCGCGCGAGGCCTTCCTCGCCTTCATGAACCGCAAGGCGAAGTAG